In Ictalurus punctatus breed USDA103 unplaced genomic scaffold, Coco_2.0 Super-Scaffold_100056, whole genome shotgun sequence, the genomic window tgagttcagtaacacaaacaccagagctgaccactgagcaggagagagtctggttccCCTGAGACGTCTGTAATCttctctgttcaggtaagtctgtacttcctgcactagagaatgatcattcagttcattcagacagtggaacagattgatggatttctctggagatggattctccctgatcttctccttgatgtactcgactgtttcctgtgtgctgtgagagctgcttcctgtctggggcattaagcctcgtaagagagtctgattggactccagtgagagacccagaaggaagcggaggaacaggtccaggtgttcattctcactctgtaaggccttgtccactgcactcatgaggagatcagacatgtctgacttgTTGAGAAGATTAGACACATCAGTGGTTGGTTGTTctgttacatttctgctgatgaaggagagaaatgtgtataaagcagccagaaactcctgaacactcagatgtacaaagctgaacaccttccccaggtgaagcccaaactcctctctgaagatttgggtacacactcctgagtacactgacacttctctcacatcaatgccacactctctcaggtcttcctcatagaagatcaggtttcctttctccagctgttggaaagccagttttcccagtgccaggatactcttTCTGGTgtgctgaggatcagggtcacatttctgatggtacttttggtccttgtgtttgatctgaaagataaggaagtgtgtgaacatttgagtcagagtcttggggatctctcctctctctgcttcacccaacattctctctagaacagtggctgagatccagcagaagactgggatgtggcacatgatgtagaggcttcttgaagacttcatgtgtgagatgattttatcggccaggctctgatcactgatcctcttcctgaagtactcctctttctgaggatcactgaaccctcgtacctctgttacctgggctacacactcaggagggatctgactggctgctcctggtcgagaggttatccagaggagagcagagggaagcagattccccttgatgaggttcgtcagcagcacatccactgaggctgactctgtcacatcacacaatctctcattcttctggaaatttagaggaagtctacactcatccagaccatcaaagatcaacaccactttgtAGGAGTCTATTAATTgtagttttctcatttcagggaaaaagtgatgaagaagatccatcagactgagatgtttctgcttcatcagattcagctctctaaagggaagtggaaacatgaaggtgacgtcctgatttgcttttccttcagcccagtccagaattaacttctgcacagagactgtttttccaattccagcaactcctttagtcagcactcttctgatggactcgtctttaaagagatcattacatttgatgggtgtctcctgtgctgctggtctcctggacgctgtctcaatctgtctcacctcatgttcattattgacgtctccactccaaccctctgtgatgtagagctctgtgtagatctcattcagaagtgctgagcttccatgctgtgagattccttcattaattcttttaaacttctctctcaggctggatttcaAATTTGCCTGATACACAGGGGCCAcagactctaataaacaaagcaataagatgttttaatgtaaaatcactgaacacaggattaaatgtcaaattcaaatgctgctgttcattcctgattcatgtagtaaatattcctgaaggaacaggaccattgtacagagtcaccacaagctggaccacgaacagaacagaaaagtagcagatgtacatgatactaaactcgaacttaaaactaaaagtgttcctatctaaaactatttcctctctctaaagtgaacctgatggaataaagccatgactcagagctcttactgttgtgcagtgtgttagcgagatctgtgtggttcatgttcttcaggacgtgcagtgtgatcttcagcgctccgtctctgacactgtgcagatcctcgTCATCCtgcacctccctctcagtgcacgctgggtaatctggactcaggagcttcctaaacctcttcagctcattctttatcagagtgatgactttgtgttccagctcctggttagaaacacacaggaacacatctaaatattataatgttacacacagagatgcttttattttatgaaaagaataaaagtctttttctattaccacagttacagctgaaattctgcctgattacccataatgctgctgtacatcaataaatcagtaaattgtcatgatcttaaataaaaaacctgtaacctgctcacacacaagttacacacattaaaaagacacacaccttgaatatggagtccaactgatttctgctgaggtttgatttcttctgttgtggtctgtgaagaaataaaacacatgatgtaatatagactatatgtattcatagctgcacaacacagactaatacatacagagacagatatttacactatcctcttaacacaatacactgatttcaggatttatcactgacactaacatgtttatgaataaaatagtgatctagtcattaatgtcccaggtgtaaatgttgttgtgtaacaccacagaccctccagctcagggactgcaggctgaactgaactcttaaagcagttttcctcactgccagtccgagagctgcagcactgcacagtttagtgtttttctgcttcaacacctgataaagatcatgaagggcttcagaatgagaccagtgagtttgatcaggtggaacactgctgtaaaacacctcactgtactgacctcacatcaggagaaccGGCTCCGTCTCTGAAGTTAAATGGACGACCCATTGACcggtcactcttcatggacacacagctgggttctggtgagtctgatctctttccctccatcattctagaattaaacagaaatatcagcaataattaatactctgctgtctcagcactgttacacaatgtgttcatcattaaacaccaataattccatctttttaattcagctccagtctgcacacttattcaaacaggagacacgcctcatacctcaggaattacactgatgtcaggagtcccaatcacagataactgactcagctgggtcttaaagcctgtagagttcactgactcaaagctacgctgctcttctcctccacattacacagtcctttttactcttctctcagtgaatgatttctctaaactgttcttagatcagatcagtgatatattcactgctattaaacaccttaaaccaaagtctagttcctctgttaactagtgagtgtttagagatacagatctgttccatgagacggtgtgtgtttattgctggtgaatggaaaagtaactcacctctcgtctttctttaagtcctgttctccagacacactcatgttggaggtcatgtctccttctccagattacagcaggacacacgtttacttcactccaacatcggtgtgttaaatcaacCCCTGTATCAGCAtagagttcacttacaggaaatagtctctgtatcaagtcataaaacaacctgtgtacattcaaacttcagtacaaacccacaaaactcttctgctTCTAGtgcacattcagtgtgtttatatattatagctttagatgtagacactcactgtgtttttactcctgaaatggtGTATTAAATGAAGATTCTGACTTTCACGTTCACTGTCTACCTGTTTATTCTGCAGAGGGGGAGGGGTACTGAGGTagggtaataaacacacacacacggttatgGGTTGTTatcagacagctttctgatccatGGAGCTGAGGCCTGCAAATACTGAAAGTAAAAGCCTGAAAACGCTGCAAATAcggagaacagaattaaaagtctggtcaaatctacatcacacacattatcatttcattaccttcatttattatctcgtggattcattcagctgtgcacgaacaactgtcagagctctatacaaatatataaacaaaatttaaataccaggaagtgctagaaacactcagcagatcattagataaagaagcagaactcatacactgagtaagtttacttaaatatctgcagacatgtattttttctggttttcccttaatgagagcgagtatcctgatattagtgaggattggtgtgtaagtagtttttgtgtgaataatgaatgttactcagaataaaagtgatgatggagagtaagttaaacacattggtcagacgagtaactaacccagtgtttcccaatcgaggttctgtctgatgagagcaggggtgcgcGTAAAAAtctttcaaacattttctaaaatgatcaaatgtgtagaaaacatttaatatagatgagaaacatctgatgtctgaaataataacacagacacagaaaaatAAGACCGATACAGacccataacaataataataattaattatatataaaataataataataatcatataaaactcaataaaccttgagattatcacttgtcacattacaacaaaacacagctataaatatgagaacatgtataaaactgaactaaacaacctcaatttattttattcattctattagatttttattaaacatggaccttcactttcattaaatagacttattatttattgtaggctcattttCTAGgctaaatgttagcaattactgtaGACATCAGCAAAAAGTCGAGCTTCCTGCagatgtcatttctcacatttacaaaaccaGGTGATTATTATATTCTcccatcagtgtaaatatctctttatgtatagaaacaaaagaaagatattacagaatgatcactctggatgttcaccatcagtgtaaacGTCTCTTTAtgtacagagagaaaagaaagatattacagaatgatcactctgtatgttcaccatcagtgtaaacgtctctttatgtatagagagaaaagaaagatattacagaatgatcattCTGTATGTTCACTatcagtgtaaatgtctctttatgtacatagagaaaagaaagatattaccgaatgatcactctggatgttcaccatcagtgtaaatgtctctGTGTATAAAGACAGCAGAATGAGGTGTAATCACTGTGTCtgatggtgtagtgtagtgactgtgtttatttgagacgatactgatgaatgaaaacatggtgcactCCAAAAAACTTTCAGTTTTGGCTTTATTCTCTCAGCAgtatgtacaaagcaaatccaaatcactattttaaaaacctttccatgaaTTTTGTGTCATCTGGCTCTCTCTCTATGGTCCCGCATGGATGGATCATAGAGATACCTGTACAATCGTACCTTCCGGCAAGAGTCACCATTTCCGGATCCGGCGCCGTGCAGACCGCCATGAGAAATGAAGCCTCGCGCACTCAACACGCTCGACCGCCCACTCCACAATGACGTCATTTTTGTCGGACATGTcgagtataaaccaggcttaacgctgtctagcattggtgtttgtgtagggtgcacaatttttttgaaaatattcaaaGGGTGCCGTGACTGAAAAAAGGTAGAGAAACGCTGctctaaaaaaaatcatggttTGGGAACATGCACTTCCTAAACTGGGCCACATGATGGCAGTCAAGATCCATCCAGAGCAATGGATGAAatctccatccttccatccatctattctctgtaccgcttatactacacaggtcacggggagcctggagcctatcccaggggattcaggcatgaggcaggggacaccctggacatggtgccaacccattgcaggggaCAATCTCACACTATGCACAATATAGAGTTGCCAACCAGCCCACAACACATGCCTTTGGAGCGgcgagaaaaccggagtacgtGGAGGAAACAAAGCATGCGGAGAACATGCAGGCGAGAATCAAACCAACAGCCCtgtaggtgtgaggtgaacatgctaagcACTTTCCACTGTGCCCTCTGAATGAAATATGAGTTTCATCAATAATTATCATAAAGGGGGAAAAGGAGAgagatattaatattaatataatctaatatttCTTACCCCACTCTTGGCTAAATACTACAAACATATAAACATCATTATTAAAAGCTAAATTACAGAATGCCGCTTCTGGGAAATTGCCGTTTCCGAGTTTGGCCACAGGAGGGCAGTCatgctccatccagcacaacacacaacgccgcctaaaacagaggtaatttttttagtattttacaCAGACAGAGCTCATCAGCGTTATCActgtttattgtattattttgacataaaaataatacatggtgggcagtggtagctcagcagTTAATGCTCTGTATGACTCAGAAGGTCGatggttcaagccccagtgctgccactgttgaggccttgagcaaggcccttaaccctctctgctccagggttaccaaatcacggctgaccctgtactctgaccccaacttcctaacaagctgggatatgcgaagaagagaatttcactgtgctgtaatgtataattgacaaataaaggcttccaCTTCTATCTTCTGaccattataattatttattaatcatttattatggtgttgtgtttgttttttatgcaCCCAtggtggaaacaaatttcctctttgggGAAATTTATATCTGTATTCTGCTTAATTGGTAGAAACCcaaaaagtacaaattacagTCATGTTAGTATTGCTTTGTTGGTCATTTGATGCAGATTCACAAAATTTATTCAGGGGCACCACCAAAAATGATGGTACTGAACTTCTACAGACTTGAGGAACATGTGattgcagctgaagaaaaaatAGGAAGCATTTGCCCAATTTGATACTGAACGAACTCTGGAATTTCTTACTTTTGTTGTTTCAGGACAAGATTCAAGAGGACAAGACATTCACACCCAAGAAGTATTATGCAGTGTATTACTCCGAAATATGCCATTGATATGTTGGAAAGGCAGAGAGTGTGGATTTCAAGTTCCTTCACCAGTTGGGTGCCAAGGAGCTTAAACAATTTCACACAACATATAGAGGGCTAAAGAAAGTTCTTCACTGATCACATGATTTGTCATTACATGTACAAGCACGACACTTGTCCCAGTCCTGAAAAGGACTATTTGGCTATTCCTTTGTTCTTTTCCTGCACGTGCAGTCATCACCTTCAGTTGTTCTGCATCTCATTTTATGGGAAGTCAACTAAATTCCCATTGATGAGCCTAGTAAGATGAGGAAGAGAAGTTGGCTTGGTGCCTTGACATTTGGTGTTGGATGAAGGATATATAGGATAAATTTAAGTTTTTGAAACGTTATCATTTAGAAGTGTTCCGTGTTTATTAAAAGGACTAGCGTTTCATGTTTGCCATCCAATGTTCCACTGCCAAATAGAAAGGCTAGCTGGGTTACGTCCATCTACGATATACTTTACCAGTAGACGCTGTTAAATGTTATTGACCTTCTGACTATTGTCACACACTCCATTGAAATAGCAAATAGGTTGGTGTTAAGAAACTcgttcaaaatatatatttgttaaatccaataagtatttaaaatgaattggTCTATTGTGTTCTTTTGCAACGATTGGATAATGTGGCAAAACGCATTGTGATGTGGGAGAATTTCAAAATTTTCCATTCCATTTCGTGCAGGGTATAGCGAATGAGTCTTACCTTAACTTCCTAGTGATGCATTCTGTACGAAAAAAAATAAGTGGATGTCGAAGATCTCAAAGAAGAATAACTTTATTACAGCGTGGCAGTGATAAAGTACATGAAGCACTTTGGGAGTCAAAGTGAACCCCGAATAATATCAACACAGACATTTATACTGTTTCAAACCAAGttttctgtatgtaatgtaaattaaGGATAGCATTTGATTTGATCACATTCTGTTCTCACAGTACGGATGTTACAGGTGTGACCCCAAATGGTGAGGTGAAAGGATTATCGAGACAAATGTCTTTCTGAATGTTAATTACAGTCACGTAGCCCTTTTGTTCAGGGAtggttcttgatgtcccactgcTGCTCTCATgctataactgtgtgaatgtcaTTTTAGGtgatattatacacatatttcTGAGACCCAGATAAATTGTCCCTTTGATTTCTGCTGATTGTGGATATGATACAAAATATCATGCTGCGATCTTACAGGTGGAATCAACACAGGAGTGTCACCACATCTGTACACTAACATGTTGTCATGTATGATTAGCTGTGCATCATGCTTGGCAAACAGACCGTCTACAATAGTTTGTCCGTTGCTCTTCGGTCCGATTGCTTCTGTTACTGAAGGGTCACGCTGAGTGCTTTTCAGGCCTACCGGTTCTCTAATGTTGATAGCTGCAATTGATTCTAGCTCTGTGACACCTGAAAATGTTATTCCTTCCACAGCAGCTTTCTTTGCTAGCTCATCAATTATTAAATTACAATCAGCATGTTTGGTTTGAGGACAGGCCCAAATAGGGTTAATGATGGAGAAAGGCAAGGTCTATTAAGAGACAGATGTATAGACGATGacgattgtttacataaaataaaatcggAACTAAGGCAATTAAATGACGAATGGTTTTTAAAAGTGCAATTACAGGTGGATATTGACACAAACTATACAGCAAACCACAAAAAGTTATAAAAGAGCTAAAGAGCCAGAGAGCTGATAGAACTATTATaggtatacatatatacataggTAAAcatagaggggaaaaaaactgtttttttaacGACGTGCTCACCATTAAGAAATATAGACACACAACATTTAGAAAACCCCATTAAGGAAGAGGATGTATTAGAACAGATTATGCAGTTAAACGAGGGGAAAAGCCCGGGACCTGACACACCAAATTTTATAAAGTGTGTAAGAGAGACATCTCTGATCTATTAACTGATTTATATAATGAAGGACTACAGGAGGGAACTTTAAATTAATTGTTTTATCGatgtgtaatttcattaatatataaaaaatgagaCCCGACCGAACTTGATGACTGGAGATCAATAGGGTGAAGTCAGCTAAAATGGGCCACTTTTTGGTAAATGGTTTATACCACCATCAAATAAGCTATGcttgatatgatatttttataaattagcatgggtctcttcaatatatatatatttcttttaaaatctgaaaaagtataattgttttaaaattatgagaGTTAGAGTATCGGCATGTATCCtcttgagccacaacacaatgttcaggcAAATTGGGCCGGCTGTTCAGTTAAAATGGGCCAATACAAAaagataacaacacattttaacagtaaattgacgctattgtgttcagtgtgccatagcagcaacaccgcaaatatatttcatttaatagaaagcacatcttctccacagctctcgtgGTACAATAAGTTGCACTGACAGCAGCACGCCCTAAATGTTCCCGCTGCATTGAATGCTGATGGACTGTCGtggtctctcctttctccccagCAGTAACCTCTACATAGGGTTTACCCACCTCCCCAACCACATGGGTAGAGTAAAACTGATCTTGCAGGACAAATACATCACAATTCCAAAGATGTGACGGAACATCTCTgattgcaagttcctccagcAGGTCTTCATACTGTGGAAACCACTTTCCTACCACACCAGGGTTCAGCCCTGCTGCTCTTGCTGCTGAAAGGGCCTCTGGTGTCCTGATGCTGAGGTCTGGattctgttttaaaaatttCAAAGCCAGTAATACCCAGCAGTGCCTTTTACTTCAGAGAAGCCTTTGATATTATTGGTCTTTGCGTAATTAAATGCAATTCCCTGGACATCTCTTTTGGTAAGAGGGAAAGCCTCTTTTGGAGAGGAGCTTGATAAGACTGGCCAGTTCTTCTCAGAGTCTACTGGCAGGTACTGCTTCCTCCCAGATGCATAGCCAGAGCCAGCCACTTTGCCACTAATTGCGCCTATACAAAGTCATCTTTGGAATGTTCCAAGCCCTT contains:
- the LOC128630377 gene encoding NLR family CARD domain-containing protein 3, with translation MTSNMSVSGEQDLKKDERMMEGKRSDSPEPSCVSMKSDRSMGRPFNFRDGAGSPDVRPQQKKSNLSRNQLDSIFKELEHKVITLIKNELKRFRKLLSPDYPACTEREVQDDEDLHSVRDGALKITLHVLKNMNHTDLANTLHNKSVAPVYQANLKSSLREKFKRINEGISQHGSSALLNEIYTELYITEGWSGDVNNEHEVRQIETASRRPAAQETPIKCNDLFKDESIRRVLTKGVAGIGKTVSVQKLILDWAEGKANQDVTFMFPLPFRELNLMKQKHLSLMDLLHHFFPEMRKLQLIDSYKVVLIFDGLDECRLPLNFQKNERLCDVTESASVDVLLTNLIKGNLLPSALLWITSRPGAASQIPPECVAQVTEVRGFSDPQKEEYFRKRISDQSLADKIISHMKSSRSLYIMCHIPVFCWISATVLERMLGEAERGEIPKTLTQMFTHFLIFQIKHKDQKYHQKCDPDPQHTRKSILALGKLAFQQLEKGNLIFYEEDLRECGIDVREVSVYSGVCTQIFREEFGLHLGKVFSFVHLSVQEFLAALYTFLSFISRNVTEQPTTDVSNLLNKSDMSDLLMSAVDKALQSENEHLDLFLRFLLGLSLESNQTLLRGLMPQTGSSSHSTQETVEYIKEKIRENPSPEKSINLFHCLNELNDHSLVQEVQTYLNREDYRRLRGTRLSPAQWSALVFVLLNSDQELDEFDLRKYDRSEECLLKLLPVVKASRRAE